A window of uncultured Methanoregula sp. genomic DNA:
TCTGGAGAAGGAGCGCCGTCACCTGGTTGAGGATATCATGCCGGGTAATGCTGGAGAGAAGGCTGAGTTTCTGCCGCGCCGCGTTCAGTGCTTTCTCGGTCTGCTTCTGTTCGGTGATATCCCTCATCTGGATGGTCAGTCCTTTGATTCCTGCCTGCTGCGATCGCAGGGGAACGCATTTCAGTTCGAAATAACGCAGTTTTCCGTTCATCTGCCGTTCAATCTGGTAATGTTTTTCAACCGGGGTACCGGTATTGTTGAGGCAGTCCGGGACAGGGTCCGGCATGACCTCCCGGATCATCCTGCCGATGGCATCGCTGCTGTCAATGCCCAGGAAATCACCGGCAGATTTATTGAGACTGATGATCCTTCCCTGGAGGTCAAAGACAATAACCCCGTCGTTCATGTTCTCCAGGATCTGTTCATGGGCAATCGGGGAGATATCCAGAAGCTGGAACCGCAGCATGCCATAGAGAATGAAAAAACCGGAGATGAGGAGAGCAAAGGGGGTTGGATCGATGAACCGGACCGATCCTATCCGCAATACCAGGACAAGGTTTATCGCAAACGGGAGAATGGTTGCAATGAGAATGATCGTAACCTGGCGACGGTATAATGGTGATGAGAAGAGGAATCTCTGGAGGATCAGAATAACCGACAGGAAGATCAGGGAGTACGAATAGATCGAGTGAATCCAGAAGGCCGGGCCATAGGTTACAACATGGAACGAGAGCCCGCCAATCACCGTTTCCGTGATTTCAGGATAGAACAGGTGATGTAAACCATTGGTCACCACCATGATAACGGTAAGAGCGGGCACGACGAGAAGCAGGGCGACTCTTTTTGCGGTTATCCACTCATCCCTTCCGATATATTCGATGGCAAAGAAAAACCAGGCAACGGGAATGATGACCATTGCCGGGTACTCGATCATGATGGCAAGCATCTGGGTCGGGAGATCGGCACTGGCCAGTTCGAGTGCCGTGCAGAATGCCCAGAGGCTTGCTGCAACCATCAGGATGGTAAAGGATCGGCCGCAGACATGCATGCGGTATTTCCACCCGGCAAATGCAAAGAGCGCAAGTACCGCCCCGCATGCCACATAGGGGATAAAGTACGGAGAATACTGCCAGATCATGATCTCACAACACCCGATTTGAAAAATTTTACCGTCAAAGACCGGAGATGCCGGATACCTGTTCAGGTATACGTCTGTCTTTTGGGATATACAGGTTTTCATCCGGTTTTACGCCGGATTGAATGAGCACTGATTCCGGTGACCGAGTG
This region includes:
- a CDS encoding histidine kinase N-terminal 7TM domain-containing protein — protein: MIWQYSPYFIPYVACGAVLALFAFAGWKYRMHVCGRSFTILMVAASLWAFCTALELASADLPTQMLAIMIEYPAMVIIPVAWFFFAIEYIGRDEWITAKRVALLLVVPALTVIMVVTNGLHHLFYPEITETVIGGLSFHVVTYGPAFWIHSIYSYSLIFLSVILILQRFLFSSPLYRRQVTIILIATILPFAINLVLVLRIGSVRFIDPTPFALLISGFFILYGMLRFQLLDISPIAHEQILENMNDGVIVFDLQGRIISLNKSAGDFLGIDSSDAIGRMIREVMPDPVPDCLNNTGTPVEKHYQIERQMNGKLRYFELKCVPLRSQQAGIKGLTIQMRDITEQKQTEKALNAARQKLSLLSSITRHDILNQVTALLLQIEVAKTTVMDPALQEWLAQQEGAVVKIQNQVEFARDYEDLGALPPKWTEVSHIFSDLMPVITRHGITCEIPVGQIEIFADPLFVRVFYNLVHNSIQHGGHVTVIRLRYEIADNGLFLIYEDNGTGIPTDAKKDLFRRDANRQTGLGLFLVAEILGITGMTIRECGDPQKGARFEICIPYGQFRIKS